The Phaseolus vulgaris cultivar G19833 chromosome 10, P. vulgaris v2.0, whole genome shotgun sequence DNA window GATATTTCTTAGATAAATTCATATATGATTTAATTATACACAATAATTActctcattttttattttttaataatctaaaattttataaaaaaaagtattttaaatgtAGTGTAAGACTTCATTTAAAGTATTAATTTCTGATTTAATCATAGTTGTGAGGTATCTTACATAGGTCCGTCCCACATAAATGTGAGTTGTTTATATTGATCAATCTGCATGTGGATTAACCCATATACTTGCCGGTTTGTAGATtctttttaattaatgaaaaaattaaatataaattttgaataattttgttgttgtttattaagttttttttcttatttatattaattaggTAATTGTCTCATAATATtattctcactaaaataagatttggataaaaaatatataatgatgTTTTGAATTTCCatcatattaataaattaactaatataatattttattagatatataattttttttaaagaaatacaTATAGAAACATgattactattttaatttaaaaattaatatatataataataatactatatttatattttattaaaaaaaataccaagGTTAGACTTTGCATTTAACATTGATGATTATTGGAACTTAAacaatttatgtattttaaaaagacaaaaaaactattaaatattaaaaaattattatcgaATTTGATAAAGGTATTATGAATTAGGGATTGAGGTagtttcttcatgcacctcctTCCATCCCATACTTAAAAAATACTCAATTATCCTTTGACATTTTTCattgaatattttttgtttaattatgaaatgtaaaattaaaagaCTTCCCGGATTATAgagttaaaatttgtgtttcgGATTATACGATCCATACAAATTTGTTGAGTAGATAACTTTTTAGAATAAGAGgctgaaagaaaaaattatgagggtacaaaaagaaaattctaaattttttaaaatacgcAGGTTATTCAGGATGAGCTTAAGCAAACTCACATGTTGAAATAAACAACCCACCTGCGTTTCTTCTCAGCGGACCACCGGCCAGTCCGTGTGGCCACTGTAATGAATCTTCACCGATGATTTTGTACCCAACAAACGATTTCCAGCATGAATTGTATTATAGCGTCGAtgtatcataaaatattttaacatcctAATTTAATGTAGAAATCTATTTATCGcgtaaaaaaaatggaaaataactaatttcaataatttatttattacagattaaaaaagttcaaaatttatattaaaaattaattttatgtgaAAGTACAttaatgaaattatatttaagcTTGAAAAATATGAGTCACAATCGAtcgataaaataaaatatgtagtCATGGATAGTTGagagcatttttttttctactgaAAGAGTAGAATGTAAAATGTTTAATTGAGAAAAAAAGTATGGGTGTTGGTAATGTTTTAACGATGGTGTGTTCTTCGTGACGaatgtttttatatatatttttactaatatcttttaatatatcatttgtatctttatttataaaataagtttcaatatgtttaaaaagaaattatcaatagttaaaataaccttatattattatcatataAAATACTTATAGTAAATCCAAAATGTATTTGatatgtttaaatatttttatttcttatgaatttatatacaatataatttacatgttaaaaatatatttatttattaaaaatttgagttatataaaacaaatactTATTTTCCACATTACACAACATGTTAAAAGATAGTATTAGTAATGATCAATTGGAAAATTGgtaaaataataacattttatgttttaaactCAATTGCTATATTGAATCTCAGGAACATGTTTcgaacaaatattttattgatttcaactattttttagataaaaaaatatttacaatttcaGAACTATGtttagaataatattttaattttgtaattttttatgaaaaaataaactgTTTTGtgatgaattaatttttttgtatctAATGATTATTGTTTAAAGTTAGTTTTTTCAACTTCACGTCTTGCATAACGTTCTCCTCATGTaaagactttttttttgttttaaaatgaaattaattattataaaaccaGTTTTTAGTAAATTTGcccaaaatattaatttgattatTGAAACAATTTAGTTTGAAAGATTTTATGAAGAGGAgaagttaatattaaataataatttaaattattgatcataaatgaaaatataatttaaagatatttattataaaagtaaataatagtataatttatacatttttaaaataattatttattgtaaagcttaaatatataaaattgagCATcccataaaattaaaagaaaaacaatcattctatgaaattaaaattatactttaaaacATTACTTTGATATTAGATGAATATGTTTTAGAATATACCCTGAATAGAGGCTCTGATTTGAGTTCCGTGTGAACGTCGAGAAGGGTGCAAATGATTTAAAATGCACGTGCCAATCTAACTCCCCCTTCTTCTACTACTATATATAGCCTATTTATCTCCATCTTGTATTTATTCGGACGCAACAATTGCCAACGGAAAACGAACGATGCCTCCTTTGACTTCGTGGCTGGTGCTCGCTATTCTCGCGCTTACAGCGCCGGCGACGCCTCCAGCAAGCGCCGCGCCGGTTGCGTCGTTCGATGGTCAGCGAGAGTTTGACTATTTCGCGTTGGCCTTGCAATGGCCCGGCACTTACTGCCAGCGCACGCGCAGTTGCTGTCCCTCCAACGGTTGCTGCAGAGGGTAATCTAGTAATTTACACCacttctttcttttcatttctcaatttcGTACGTTCCGTTGGTTCAATCCTTAGGTTTGTTCATCTTGCATTTTTACTCGTTCCTTTGACTTAAAAATGTGAAGTGATTTATCTGTTTGTATTGTGCCTTTTTGGTCGAATTTGGACTCTCTTTTTTGTTATTGATGATAATCAATGATTACTCTATGAAATGGATTTTTAATAGGAAAAAACTTAGTTATAGTTCTACAGCTACTTTTCGTGTTATTCTCTTATCAGAATTGGAATTTTGCTTCTGTAATTTGTGTGGATCTTTAAAGCAAACCTAGGCGAATTAGCAAAATAAAACTCTAATTCTGATGGCAGAATGCCAAAGGTAGCTAAGGAGCTTTATGTAAgttttgtatgttttttattatgCCACTTTTGTCAAGCACTTGACGAGAGGCTGACATGTTTACGTTTCTTATTGCAGCTCCGATTCTCCAACAACATTCACCATTCGTGAGTATTAGGTTTCAAATGCGGCTCTGTCGTGGTGGTGGAATACTTTTTGCTTGTTGTTGTGAATTTAGACCTCATGGAATACGTATTGCTTGTTGTTGTTCTGAGTTAATTTCTCCTTCTGAAGTTGTTTTATAAGTTTAGTTTGCATGGAATACCTGTTGCTTGTTTATCTTGAATTTCACTACTTGCATTGACTATATTCTGAGTTaatttctccttttgaggttgttgttgtaatttttgaaaataagtaTGCAAAGACATCACTATGTAACTATGTTGAAGACTATGTGGAATACTTATTGCTTGTTTTACTTTAACTTTTCTACTTGCATTGACTATGTTCTGAGTTAATATCTCCTTCTGAGGTGTGAATCCCTGGTACGGTCaagaaaaatattgtaaaattctTCTGATATTTTAACTCACTGAGAAATTAGCTTTAAGCATGactttttagtttttgtttcgTTCCGTGAATTCTTTTGCCTGTCATTCCTTCCTCGTCAATGATTTTCTTTTAGATTACTTTGtttgttaaaaataaatctgttttggGAGGTAAACAGCATATTGATCTTTTTGGTTATGTCTGTTGAGTACGGAGATTCTAGCGATAAATAGCTTAACAGGTTATATCTTCGTGCATGATAGATGGACTCTGGCCTGACTATAATGATGGAACATGGCCATCCTGTTGTTCTAGAGACAGTTTCAATCCGAAAGAGGTATATTCCCCAGCCTTATTTTGCAAATCATTTGATCACAAATAACATTCGCTGGTTTCATGCTTTGGCTGATAGAAATTTGGTAAAGAATGAAACTGAATTACCTTTCATAGATATACTGGAAAGTTTACAACTATTCCTTTTAGTTTTACTAGGTATTAGTTCAATGATAAAGTGTTAACTATTGATTGAACAAAGCCaagacactttttttttatatttcgaAACGGCAATATTTTAATCCTTTTCAGTGTTAATTGTTTGTATTAGTTTTACCTTTATATGCTATTACAACTTGGTGTCTTCTATTAACTTGGTTGCATTAACTCTCTATTTCCACCATTGTTTCATCTTCTGTGTAGATATCGACTTTGACTAATGCTTTAGAGCAATATTGGCCATCATTGAGCTGTGGCAAGCCATCAGTATGCCATGGTGGGAAAGGATCATTTTGGGCTCATGAGGTGGTTGTTGGAATTAATTAGTTTCCTATTCAACCTTAAATTATTATGGActctaatttttcttttttcaattgCTTCTCGGCTTATCACACCCGGCTTGCATTGGCAGTGGGGTAATAATCTTTCGTAGCTTTTGCTTGCTTACTTCATTTAATGAGTTTATTCATTGTTTTTCTTGAGTAATAGTTGTGTTGTTTTCCTAAAATCTGCAACTTGTGGATGGAGTTAGTTGTACCAACCAAGTGTTAAATTGGTGCCGAACAAATTGTTCAAAGTTTCAAATACAcatttgtttttactttttttgcTGTTTTCTGAGGCAAAATGGTATGGTTTTCTTGTACTCATATTCCTATTTTCTAATACTGTAATTTCATTTGCAGAGAAACATGGCACGTGCTCTTATCCTGTATTCCGAAATGAATATGATTATTTTCTGGGAGTTCTGAATATCtatttcaaatataatattacCGTAAGTTtgtaaaatctattttttttttttgtgtatatGAAATTTCTGTGTTTTTCTGTAGGTAATGACTTCATATGAAATATGATCAATATACATTGATAGCTTAATTAGTATTATCATTTTTCCTCATAGATAAAACATCAAACTTGCTTTACTGAATACTAATAGTTAGACAATTAAAGGTTATTATTCAATGCAACTGTTATTTTTTACTTCTATCTTGCCCCGTCCCATCACccataaaaactaataaaattaatggATTGTTTAACCAATAGTATCCTCCCTCCGGTTGATAGAATTTGTCTGTTGATTGATAAATCCATTAATTAGTGGTCTCTTTGGCCATGATGCATTTGAGAATATGTGGGAGATAGTTAGGCCATGGCTATAAAGGAGAAGCTAGCGCAGGAGAGAGAGTAGTTTCAGAGTAGAAGTATTGTGAGGAGAGTTTAGGGTTTCTCAACCTCAAGTACTCTGGGAGTATTTTATTCTTTTCCATTCTGCCTCTTAGTTCTCACAAATTGGCTCTATTGAATATAGTAATCCTTT harbors:
- the LOC137818517 gene encoding ribonuclease 2-like is translated as MPPLTSWLVLAILALTAPATPPASAAPVASFDGQREFDYFALALQWPGTYCQRTRSCCPSNGCCRGSDSPTTFTIHGLWPDYNDGTWPSCCSRDSFNPKEISTLTNALEQYWPSLSCGKPSVCHGGKGSFWAHEWEKHGTCSYPVFRNEYDYFLGVLNIYFKYNITSVLNDAGYVPSNTERYPLGGIISAIENAFHASPLIICSKDAIEELRLCFYKDLQPRDCAISSDDKIDMVTSKGSCPKYVSLPEPVSVRRDGLLSQVSDDAAL